Genomic window (Erythrolamprus reginae isolate rEryReg1 chromosome 3, rEryReg1.hap1, whole genome shotgun sequence):
aatgggaaattgtaatttaggggtttaaagtgttaagggaaggcttgtgatattgttcatagccaaaaatagtgtatttacttccgcatctctacttcacggaaattcaacttttgcgggcggtctcggaacgcatcccacacgaaaattgagggaacactgtactgaatATTTGAAAACTGCTAATATAAGTCAGATGACCATGTGTGTTGAGGATGTATATACCATAGGAAATCTTCATTTTTGAGTTCTTTCATTTTAAGGGGTTCCTTTATAAATCCAATGTATATGCAAGAAaactgttttattaaaaaaaaccagcagCGATATTTATATAGTTTATCATTATTTGAGAATAAAGAAATGTTCCATTGTCAAATgtacttttgtttatttattcaaacaaATGAGAAGCATTATGGCAGCAAGAAGTTAATTTAGCTGTGAAAAGGTTACTTCTTTGGCTTCATGTACCTGTCATGTGTAATAATGAAACATGAAAGGAATTTAATTCATAATAAGGTAATCAATCATAGTTAATTATGATTTATGACAACACTGTTGTTCAGTGTTATTTCACTGAGGATTGaaattgaatattttaaaactgaagatcaaaatgagagaatagaaggaaaATCAAACCATttgtttaaagcaggggtccccaaccgccgggccgtggaccagtaccgggccgcggggcatgttgcaccggtccgcggagtcagcagctgctgtggagccggcgagtgccaaactgtttcctatctctttcccctcccgttcactcgggaccaCCGTTTGCCTTGGGTTGAGAAAacatttgctttctttctttcttgcttccttcctttcctgtctttcttccctcgttgaaagtggtctatttcctccttgcgaagccctcactctgcctgcagctcagacagaaaggctttggcattgtgcagctctttttttggctaggctcccccaccctattcctggGGGCCTGGgcgggagcgaagccaggggtgtgcgtgTGACCATGAAGCCCTCACCAtcagctccggtaattttcttttggaaggattccttgctgcaagaaaattaccggacctCGCaatggtgggcgctccaagcaggcagcgatcacaaaggaaggcgactgtgtccgtggaggcacctccccccctgggattccttgctgcaatcccagctggTGCGGGTggtgggggggtgtcctctgaaactaccagaaggaaggaaggaagcaaaagttttctccctcaggtggACCGCCTCGGCCCAAGGCAAACGGtggtcccgagtgaacgggaggggaaagagacaggaaaccaccccctcctgcccttcctccctctgtcaccttggTTCCCACAcaaaattaaaaggggggggaggaaagagaggcaatggAACAATAAGCTACAtacccatgcttaatcccgtgcccaaccacacccctttccgcccccaccgggccatataAAAATTGTCTtactgaaactggtccctggtggaaaaaaggttggggaccactggtttaaAGGGAAAAGTTAACATTCTCTCTGAGCATATTTAAGGAAGCATCATTAAAAATAACTTGAATTATTACTGCAATCTTAAATGAGAAATTAGGCTTACTACTGCTTTAATACCAGTTACATAGTAATTGTCATCTAATAGGACttgcaatatatatattagtTGTTTACAGTTGTTTAATTATAATTACCATACTGGCTTAAACAAATTTTCTGCCTAGACTAGAATTATGTCTTCTCATGGCAGTCACTGAATATTCTGAAGACCATATATTTGTcatgttgccccccccccaacaacatTAGGTAATCATAAATATGTGTCTTGTAGCAATATACCAGATATTGCATTGCTTTTTCGTGGCTAATAATTCCTTAtggttttaaataattaaatggttATTAATTAAGTTGTAATTATTTGTTTGCCTGTCAGAAATTGCTCGTTTGCCTGTCAGAAATTGTGCCTTTCAATTATCTTAGTAGCATCTGTCCCAGAGACAGAATAGTAGTAATACTTTTTAGCTTTTCAATGTCCCAACTATTTCCGTCCTCTTTTGGTTATCAAAGTTTCTAAGGCATCTATTTCTGACTAGAAACAACAGGTAATGAAAATAGAAGATTTACAGGAAGTATAGATAGAGGGGAAGACTGGAATGGAAGCTTTGAAGGAACGCAAAGAGAAATAATAGGATGAGAATGCTGAATGTAGATGACAGGCAGAATATGTACAGGAAATAAAGGTCCCTCTACATTGGCAAAGctgtttcatatatttatttattatttatttattcatttgtccaatacacaaatactgtacataggaagaaaaatagacatgtagtaatatatataagggtaaagtgaacttagaggagaggatatatgaaaggaagagcatatatatgataggtgaaagaaaggaaagacaattggacaggagacgaaaggcacaccagtgcacttatgtacgccccttactgacctcttaggaacctagagaggtcaatcgtggagagtctgagggagaaatgttgggggttaggggttgacacaattgagtccggtaatgagttccacgcttcgataactcgagtgttgaaatcatattttttacagtcaagtttggagcggttcgtattaagtttgaatctgttgcgtgctctatAGTGATATACTGTATAGTTTTCTGCATTTCCTTAGTGGAACTGTTAGTCATTAAAAAAGGTTccataaaataattattattctgATATTACGATGATTTGAAATATTTGTATTCTAaaatacatgttttttttaatccaaataaACTCTGTTCAGTATAAAATGAATATAACAAGCCCCAACTCCTACAGTTCTGGTTTCTTCTGTCttaaggatattttttttaaaaaaaatatttttagataaAGCTTGTTTTATTATGCCTGCTAGCTTTGAGAAAACCAGAAGCCACATATTGTAAAATATGTGTGCAGTATAAAGCTTGGAACTATGTAACTTTAATATTTAGTTCATTTAAATTACCCCTTGACTTAAATTATGAAAAACTAGTATCACAATGAAATGCATGCTTGTACCTGAACAGAAGAGCAGTCATCCTTACTTTGCTTACAGTCTTAGTAAAAAGCATGCTTTTCAGTGTTGGTGTAATGAAACGCGTCAGCTAGAATGACCCACTGCTTTAGCTCAGCCAGCAAATGAAGGGGTGGGAAGAAGGGAAGGCTCTGTTGCTACAGTGTGATATCAcacactattgctaacatgtggttGGCTATTTTATGTTTCAGATCACTGCTTGTAGTGGAACACAAAGAAACCGCAGAGACTTCCGCATCCTTCAGTGAGAAGAAAGAAACCAACAGAGCAAGATTAATACTGGCTTGTTTCTGGTGGCTTGTTTGTACAAAAGCCGCCTGGGGAGGGGTGGGGGATGGGGgggcagaaaagaaagaaacatcccTGATATTTAACGAGCTGTGAAATGAGGCACTGCCGCTTCTCCTGCTAACCTTCAGATTCTAAGGTTCATCTGCTACTCATTGTGCTTAATATACATGTTTCTGCACCGTGCATTTAGAGGATCCCAGAAAGGAATTCAAAACGGCTGCGGGGGAAACGCCACCAAACATGCCTACAGAAACACTACAGACAGGTAGCATGGTCAAACCTGTCAGTCCTGCCATCACTTTCACTTCCGCTGTTCCTCTCCGCATCTTAAACAAGGGACCTGATTATTTCCGCAGGCAGACGGAGCCTAATCCAAAAAGACTTAGTGCTGTGGAGAGGCTAGAAGCTGACAAGGCAAAATATGTGAAAAGCCAAGAAGTCATCAACGCCAAACAAGAACCCGTGAAGCCAGCAGTGCTTCCAAAGCCGCCAGTGTGCCCTGCAGCTAAGCGAGCCTTGGGCAGCCCTACCTTGAAAGTATTCAGCAACAATGCAAAGACTGAGAGTGGTGTCCAGAGAGAGAACCTGAAGTTGGAAATTTTGAAGAATATTATAAACAGTTCAGAGGGCTCCAGTTCAGGTTCAGGTCACAAACACAGTTCGCGAAATTGGCCTCCCCACAAAACTGATACAGGAGACTTAAATCGTCACTCATTTGCAGAATCCCTAAAGGTTTATCCCACCCATGGTTGTAACAGTCCTCAAGAAAGCAGCTCCAGTGTTAATAGAAGACTATTGGAACAATCAGCAGAATCTTTCTTGCATGTTTCACATAGTTCCTCGGACATTAGAAAAGTATCCAGTGGTAAACCTTTAAAAGCAATACCCTGCAGTAGTTCAGCTCCACCTCTGCCTCCAAAACCCAAAATTGCAACCATCACTACGTTGAAATCACCAGAGATGGACTCAGTGGAATCCACTTGTGGAGTAAGCAGAAGACCTTCCCTTCAACGATCAAAGTCGGACTTAAGTGACAGATACTTTCGAGTTGATGCAGACGTTGAAAGGTTCTTTAACTACTGTGGACTTGATCCTGAAGAGCTTGAAAATCTTGGAATGGAAAATTTTGCAAGGGCTAACTCTGACATTATCTCTCTCAACTTTCGCAGTGCAAGTATGATCAGTTCAGACTGTGAACAGTCTCAGGACAGCAACAGTGACCTTAGAAATGATGACAGTGCCAATGACCGTGTGCCATATGGTATTTCTGCAATAGAAAGAAATGCCAGAATCATCAAGTGGTTATACAGCATCAAACAAGCTAGAGAGTCACAGAAAGTATCCCATGTGTGAGTGCGttttggggaagggagggggaaggcaAAGCAAGACTAATTTGTGTATATTCAGTTGTGAAGGGTTGTGAAGTCTACTTGAAGTCTTAATACACTTCTCAGATCTCTTTTTATGTTCCTTGTTGTGCAATGTTTTCAAGTTGCATGCCTGTCAACATGTGAACTGACCTGGCTTCTACTTGAATAATAACTAGCTACAGAGCCTGGCTGAGCATACACACATTATCTGCCAAAAGTTTAAGACCAGAATCTAAACAGGGCTTTTGTCTTTAAATAAATTGTTTACATTGAATGGTAATATGGCTTCTTTATAATAGATTGTAATCTCTTGAAGTTGTGTGgggggtttttcaaaaatatttggcCACTTTTGGTATTTTAAGCACAACTTAATTTgcttaagaaagaaaaagaggagacatTGCAAAAATAATGTTATCATAACCCTTAGTTGGAACCGCATAGTAGTTTGTGGGAAAATGGATCAAATGAAATTTATGTTACCTACAATACATAATGTATCTTGTTTCATTCTTTGATGTTTTTCTTTTCAAGCTATGTTCCAAGGTTTTCTGTTTTAATATTCTAACCAGAGACCCCTTCATACATACATTCTTCCTATGACTTTTTAATAAATACTATAAGTGGTTATGAAAGTGTTACAGCCTTTAAACTACTATTGTGGATTGTAATGTAAAAAACATCTGTCATATCTTAGTTTTCCTAATAAtgggcaattttttttattttctggaaAGTAACTAAGATAGTGAACAATGAAATTGATGATGCCTTTAAAGGAAGGTTCCTTGTCTTAAACTTTTGATGGGAGTTGTTAAATCCTGTTTGCTGATCTTGAATGCCTTTAAATAGACAAAGCACATCATGATTACAAGCTCCTGCTGCTGACTACGTTTTTGTAGACCTGTTTGAGCATTTCAtgaatagaaaatggaaataCACAGCCATAGCAGTGTAAGAACTTTTTACCCAAAAATTTAACACACAATATAAATGAATTATATCTGAGAAAGTGTCATTATGTTGTCTTAAATATGTTATATCTTAAGGCTGTGGAAGTTTGTTACAGCTCTAGGAACTGTAGAAACATGACAGTATGTAGCTTTATTTTTGGTTGTCACTTACTCCTGTCCCTCCAGTGTTCAGTGCTGCACGTCAATCTgttacacttttttttttttatacaaATGTGTGTCTTCCCAATGGTTTAACTGTCACATCAATGTGGCAGTTGTGGTGCATAGCAGAGAAGTTAAAAGTGCAGTGgtctatttcattattattattactattcttATTACTCATGCTTTGAAGTATTTTGCAGCACTATCTTATACTTCGTCAGCTAATAGGAAACTTTTTAATGTGTAAATGCTGTAAGACTTTGTATATATTTCAGTTGTTACGAGATCTTTAAGAAAAGTGTTATGCTAATAAATAGCTATTGTTGCAGCTACTGTTTATGTGTTTTTCTGTTGTTTTGGGGCCATTTGTGATGCAATACTGCAGAAATAAAAGCTAAGGATTAAAATTTCTGATTCAGTGTAGAATGAAATAGGATATTACAGACAAATGCTGTTGTACCTATAGATAACAAATGGGGAAATTAATTAGGGGAAGAAAGCTAACTTCTTTGGGATTCTCTTTCAATTATTATGTGAGGTAGAACACATGATAAATAATTGATTTAGCCTTCCTTAgcaatttgtttttaaaacctATATTGAAAGATAATTGACAGATTATCACTTTTAAAGAGGCCCGTAGAACTAAGATTATAATATCATGATCGTGGCACACTTATGGTTTAATGTCAAGGATGCCTGTATTAAGGATTTAAAAGaggtaagttaaaaaaaaagtttttgtcctcctcagcctcccaaaccctctgagcgtggttttttcaaaaaaaccagtctggtttttgcaaaaatgggataggCAAAAACGGGGATGTTTTTGTCTTCTGCCAACCCCCAGGAGCTGTCtgtaggcttcccagaccctctgccaccccatttttgcaaaaaaaaacctgggcccatttttcacaaaaatgggacatgggagCAGAgattctggaggccaaaaatggctatattcattgtataagacacactgatatttccatcttctttttgggtgaaaaatacagtattttgcttATTTATATCTCTACAAATATACACAGAAAACAGATGTGGTTTACATTTTCTCCTGTAAATACCTTTTCTAATAGTTCAACATTGCTAAAGGGAGGGCACAGCTGGAATAATTGCAGCCTGTGTCCTGGCTTGCCAgctaacagaaaataaaaatcagacAAAACCTCCACTTTAAAGCAGGAAATTTTAATCAAAATTCAAAGTGGAGTTTTTGACAAAGTTTCTTGGCTTTAGCTTTGGCATAAGTATAAAGCATGTAATATACAATCTTAAAGATGGAAAATTTTAGGAAGTAGTAGACTAGTTTTCCCGTGCCAAGAGTTTAAAATTGTAAAAGATAAGTGTGCTCCTTTTTGTCTACTCCCTTCCTCTTTTGCATCTATTTAACTGCCCTCGtttcaaaaagaatgaaagaagctaAATTCTGGCTCCTTGTATTCAAATAGCCACCTGTTTTTATCTCTTGTGTAGACTAAAGTTTTAGATATTATCATTTCCACACTTAAATTCAATTCACAAGCTTTAATTGAAaccatgtttctctgtttctgtagaacagaacagaaacagCAATAAGAATCGGAATACCCATTTGAATAGAGCACAATGTTATATATTTACCCTGTTTGCTGTTATGCCAAAGCAAGGAAACATATGGAATTGGGAGACTATGTTGATGAACACTCATAAAATGGTGGATAAGACAAATTTATCTAGTTGCATAATGGCTGATCATACACCTAAATTGCTACACTCAGATATTAATATATACCAGAAGACAAATTAGCCCTTCCCAAAATGCCATCTATCGTCCCTGTTGGATTTTTGTGACTAAGCATTCTTGCATCCATATATAACAGTAAAGGCTGGTGAGCTGCTTTGCAGAATGTCAGCCTTCTATGTctgttttaaaaatttaaataatagtatatatagtatatatagcaTGTCAAGAGATGCAAGAAACCTTCTGGATCTATAAAGGAGGAAGACTGTGGTTCAACACATTATCTTTAAACACAAGTCCTCTATGATGTCAGGAAAATTGCATCAGATGTAGAATCAGGCATCaactcttttttctttaaaaaaataatggctaCTTTCATATTTGGCTAGAGAAAAACCCATAAAGATGCAGGCATGCTTTTAGTCTTAAGAAAATTCATGATGGGTAAAACTAAAGATAGATAATTGGAAAAATGTTAAATAATTTATAAAGTATTCTCTTATTTGCTACCAAAACATTACACATAGTTTAAAAAACAGATTTGTAACATTGAAAAATTCATAATTTCCATCCTATTGCGCTGAATTTAAATTACTGCATTATTGTATTATAATAAGGAAGCTTTGAACTTTCAGGAAATTAAATAGATAAAAGAACAACTGGTTTATTCTGAATTTTTCTTCCCTTAGGGGACTAAGAAGCAATCAGCCAACTTAACAAAACTTGCAACGTATAAAGGCGGAATAAAATATTGGGAATTGGCAATGCTTGTACTTAGATGCATCTACTTTCATGGGAACTGTATTCAAAAAAGCCACACTAATAGCCATAGTAAATTTGCAAAGGCTAGAAAACACAGTACTAGTACATATTGCAGAAAGTTTTCAGAGCAAATATTTGGACTGGATTTCACTCTATTTGTGTTGGTTCTTAAGAAAAGTGGGTTATTATCCTGTTAGAGTGTGGCTAGTTTGGAAAATACAAGTGGGTGTGTTAATACAGCTTCCCCCATTACTCACCAGGAAACTCTTAGAGCTAATAGGATGTGGTTTATTCTTCACTGTTAAACTATGACAGATTGGTCCTGGTATAAAATTGATTACCAAGTGCCAGATGAGTCTTGGTGTTTGTCATTTAGTTCACTGAATTAAACAACGAATACTGGAAGCCTCATTTATTGCAGATCATGTTAGGTCATAGTGGTATGAGAAGCACCTTTGTTCAGCACAACATAATCAGAAATGTTGATTTATTCAGTTCCAGTTGTGATTATGGGAGCCCTGAAAACTTGGTTTTTATCCTAATTCTTTGCTAAAGCATCTTAAAATATTCTGTATATGCTCTATGACTGCAGATCAACTTTCTTACAGCCAAACTAAATACatagcatgaatcccagtgaccaattaggtcccacagagtggggcttctccgggtcctgtcaactaaacaatgtcatttggcgggacccaggggaagagccttctctgtggcggccccgaccttctggaaccaactcccctcagagattagaatagcccccaccctccttgcctttcataagctccttaaaacccacctttgtcatcaggcatgggggaactgagatattctttcccctaggcttctacaatttatgcatggtatgtttgtatgtatgattggttttataacaagggtttttagctgtttttctaTTGGGTTGTCACATGCtggttttaccactgttgttagccgccccgagtccacggagaggggcggcatacaaatccaataaataaataaataaataaataaataaataaataaataaataaataaataaataaataaataaataaataaataaataaataaataaaatatttctatttaattGACTAACATTTTTTCCAATCCTATGAATTAAGTAGGTTATCAAATCTATTATATGGTACATAGGTAAAAGGTATTTGTTTACGTACAGTTACCTTCCTTAACCTGTCACCTTCACCATGCTGGCAGGGAATTACCCAACATATCCAGACAATTTGagaattaccattaaaaaaaataagccaaCTTTGTTTTCTTACAACACAATATGAATGGAGAAAAATCCTTAGCATCTAACCAATAAGGAATATTAGGCAAGCTGTTAGCTAATTCTTGATTTTGTAAATTTGTAACATATGGCAAGGTGTATAATAGCTTATACCAGTGATAACGAAACTATGGCACCTGTAGCACgtagagccatatatgctggcatgcaagctgttgccctagctcagctccaacgtgcatgtatgtgccagccagctggtttttggctcagctccaggaaagcctttgaagcTTGGggtgggcgaaacacaagcctattgggaaagaggccatttctggcctccagggggcagggaaagctgttgttgccctacccaggcattgaattatgggtgtgggcactcgtgcatgcatgatagcatgcacccacgctctttctgcacctgaggaaaaaaagatttgccaccaCTGTCTTATACTATATAGAGCTGTGGTaacacagtagttagaatgcagtacagaAGGCTATCCTGCTGACTGCCATCTGACTGCAatctggcagttcaaatctccatttcctcatACGTTTCTCAATGGCTTCATCTCCTATAATTTATGCTATTATTTGTCATACTGGGTACTTTATTGTGCTAGACAAGTGGTTGGGAAaatttgagagttgaagtccaggtatattCAGGTTGGCAGAAACATTGCTTTATAgtagcgtttcccaaccttggcaacttgaagatatttggacttcaacttgaagtccaaatatcttcaagttgccacggttgggaaacactgctttgtaGGATAGCTAGTAAGTCTTTTAAGGAACTACTAGCGAAtattatgaaaataaataattaaatccaATGTATTTAAATTGAGGTTATTCCTCTGTAAAAATACCCATTCCATTCTCCTAAAGCAAACAAAAGAACCCAGAAGATTTAAAGTTGTGTAGAAAGATAACATTTGAAATGAATAATGTAAATATATTTACATTATAGTTATGTCAAAAAGACTGTGTCCCAGTTGACAATATACATTCTAGTTTAATTCATGTAACtcaaaataattagtaataagtaGATAGTAATATTCATGTTTACTCACAACCTTTGACTTTAAAACTTATTTGTTGCCTCTTGGGTGGGAGAATCATTTGCAAAGATTGTCTCTCTTGAGGTACACTACCTCTCCTATCTTAGgtgaattttctttattttatattcACTTTCCAGCACCTAGCAGCTGAAATTTGAGATgggttatatttttatttaactgAATGGTCATTATCTAATGTACAACAGTGTATGCAATCATGAGCATGCATGCATATTATTGTTCTGGTTCCAGtgaggccacgccgaccagcaccactggtcacctaacactaccccaaaaccgcaagtccccgcagcatcggagcagagctgcaactcagcttccaaaagaagctcgtgcctccaaaaagacaggccATTAAACTTGtccaagaactcccgccacactcggaggtcagccctgacccccgcgcagaggcgggtacgatgatggggcaaacgtagccccttcatcgcgttgtaCAATCTCCTTGAAAAAGCATTGCCGGGAActaccacccgacaggcaaaattgagtatccccgctagttcctggagctgccggagaGTGACCTTCCAGCAACCAAGAACCTCATCGAGCTTTCCTTTAATTTTAAGTAACTTAtcgaggggcaatctagaagattgctcctccgagtccaattcaataccgaggaaggtaatcctggtggcggggccttcagtcttctcagaggctaaaggcacccctagctgagcacaaagggcttcgaagtcccgcattagagcaaaacattgctccgaacgcgcaggccccgccaacaagaaatcatcgaggtagtgaacgaccgagcccagaccactgtgcctcctgagcgcccattccaagaaggtactaaaactctcaaaaagagagcacgagacagagcaatccatgggtaaagctctgtccacgtaataacctccCTCagaatggaagcccaacagctcaaagtcgtctgggtgtatggggaggagccggaatgcggacttaatgtcgcatttacccataagggctcccaccccacacttcctaaccatagccacggcagcatcaaaggatgcataccggactgaacaaagctcgtcaggaatgcagtcattcactgactccccttttggaaaagacaaatggtgaatcaacctaaattcaccactcgcttttttggggaccacacctaggggggacaccctaagattcgggaagggcggctccgggaagggcccaaggaccctgccctcggccacctccttccgaatcttttctctaacaatgtcttcatgtcccacaactgacctgaggttgtcggacatgaaggccttcctaacccccacgtaagggatcctaaatcccttagagaatcctagcaagagagcggccgctctcgagcgagggtggtagtcttttaaccaaccctcaagcacttgtaaattaattgggctgggcccctttacccccagctggtgggggaggctttgggggacccccacctttcttttccgcccctttcttggggcgggggcacacggaagaggcatggttccccccacaattacCGCATGCATGCTTATAcctgcaaaagggatgaaaacacgccccttttgggGCAAACTCATGGCACGCCGGGGAAGCCCCCTTTCCCGCTCCCCccgcagccgccttggctggcgtggaagccacgggctcctcttccatgaagtgaccgctgtcggtcctgtcacaaccctccttgccggacatatacgttgcctggaaccaaaggtccgggaccaccatatcccagggcaaggaggAGTCATGGGCTATGCACATCCGaaaccccttatcataatgccTCCAAATGGTACCTCCGTACTTGAAGTTAGCCCTGGcaattaaatcaatgtatttaagcagagcagcagccctaaccggctgcctctgaatcactacagatgcgaaagtcaagaaaacgtacagccacgagctgaaacactttgtgaccttcgttttcttcaccttttccccaggcacgACATCTTTGttctgcttggggacctccctatttaagagggaaaagaggtccacatactccccccgccaaattGTTTCCTTCACtgatgggtggaggtggtaccctaagGGTGTAGCAGGcagcccacaagggatggccccaggcttgatgctggcgaacgggtcccacatggTGGAGACCCCCGTTCCCAGCACacctagccccggtggatacaccaaagggggcgggggcataatagcaggcgctggagggatccaaccccccacccctgccccaggtgggaaagctaCCCCCGGAGCTACTGccggcggggccggcggggaccaaacctgaccacatgTGCCTGAAGCGGACCCCAAAAAACTAGTGCCACTCCCCAACGCAGGCGGGCTAAACCCCGGACCCTGCACGGGGAGGAGCGGTGTAGTGgctaagtgtggtgcaacctcacctgccccatatgggGTGGAAGACATCCACGGAGGGCCCATCCGAGCGGGGCCCTGGAAAGCTGACATCTGCtctgactgggccatctgcccggcctgggccatctgcccggcctgggcca
Coding sequences:
- the FAM110B gene encoding protein FAM110B; the encoded protein is MPTETLQTGSMVKPVSPAITFTSAVPLRILNKGPDYFRRQTEPNPKRLSAVERLEADKAKYVKSQEVINAKQEPVKPAVLPKPPVCPAAKRALGSPTLKVFSNNAKTESGVQRENLKLEILKNIINSSEGSSSGSGHKHSSRNWPPHKTDTGDLNRHSFAESLKVYPTHGCNSPQESSSSVNRRLLEQSAESFLHVSHSSSDIRKVSSGKPLKAIPCSSSAPPLPPKPKIATITTLKSPEMDSVESTCGVSRRPSLQRSKSDLSDRYFRVDADVERFFNYCGLDPEELENLGMENFARANSDIISLNFRSASMISSDCEQSQDSNSDLRNDDSANDRVPYGISAIERNARIIKWLYSIKQARESQKVSHV